A window from Triticum aestivum cultivar Chinese Spring chromosome 6D, IWGSC CS RefSeq v2.1, whole genome shotgun sequence encodes these proteins:
- the LOC123140753 gene encoding mitochondrial metalloendopeptidase OMA1, with protein sequence MNCLRNSRSVFSRLMALRHYCNPGQPRLAPRSRSHVLDSIRRLFFHTAKPAASCLTPSLPAAVPRSQPSIHRARSWYRDPWKVAGACGAAVLLPYAMVFTACAAVSHTETVPYTNRTHRVMFSPKLERKLGNEDFVELKKERSKDILGPSDPKTVRVRHIASDIIRGIQELFPADGLGDDDAKQGKAAVRSQTGHLDDLQWEVIVIRDNRANACSLGGGKIVVFTGLLNFLETDAEIAAVIAHEAAHVVARHSMELAMLTPPILNELLPFSRRTELEADLIGMMILAAAGFDPRVAPEIHRKRESTVLDDYIGSHPSCKKRSQVLSRGDAMKEAMKLYYKQVCSGKGADRRFPYGGRISDTLMSE encoded by the exons ATGAACTGCCTGAGGAACTCCCGGTCCGTCTTCTCCCGGCTCATGGCCCTCCGCCACTACTGCAACCCCGGGCAGCCCCGGCTGGCCCCTCGATCGCGCTCCCATGTCCTAGACTCCATCCGACGGCTCTTCTTCCACACCGCCAAGCCTGCAGCCTCCTGTCTAACGCCGTCACTACCGGCAGCCGTCCCACGGAGCCAGCCGTCGATCCACCGCGCACGCAGTTGGTACCGTGACCCATGGAAAGTCGCTGGCGCCTGTGGCGCGGCGGTTCTCCTCCCCTATGCCATGGTTTTCACCGCCTGCGCCGCGGTCAGCCACACGGAGACCGTGCCCTACACCAACCGCACCCACCGGGTAATGTTCTCACCAAAGTTGGAGCGTAAGCTAGGCAACGAAGATTTCGTGGAGCTCAAGAAGGAGCGCAGCAAAGACATCCTTGGCCCGTCTGATCCGAAGACCGTCCGTGTCCGCCATATCGCGTCCGATATCATCCGCGGAATCCAGGAGCTCTTCCCCGCCGACGGCCTGGGCGACGACGACGCTAAGCAGGGAAAGGCAGCGGTACGGTCGCAGACGGGACATCTCGATGACCTTCAGTGGGAGGTGATTGTCATCAGAGATAACAGAGCCAATGCGTGCAGCTTGGGCGGTGGCAAGATTGTTGTGTTCACTGGATTGCTCAACTTCCTCGAGACCGATGCTGAGATTGCCGCTGTTATTGCGCATGAG GCCGCACACGTTGTTGCTAGGCATTCAATGGAGTTGGCGATGTTAACTCCGCCGATCCTCAACGAACTGCTGCCCTTCTCACGAAG GACCGAGTTGGAAGCAGACCTCATTGGAATGATGATACTGGCTGCCGCCGGTTTCGATCCACGCGTAGCACCTGAGATCCACCGGAAGCGGGAGAGCACGGTGCTGGATGATTACATTGGCAGTCATCCTTCGTGTAAGAAAAGGTCACAAGTTTTATCACGGGGCGATGCCATGAAGGAGGCAATGAAATTGTACTACAAGCAAGTTTGCTCCGGGAAAGGCGCCGATCGACGTTTCCCTTATGGTGGCAGGATCTCAGATACTCTTATGTCAGAGTAA
- the LOC123140751 gene encoding mitochondrial metalloendopeptidase OMA1-like, with protein sequence MNFLRNSRSAFSRLHQIARRHCSSSVHPPAAPPSSGTKQTGLLFSGAALFFVGTCHREKVPYTNRVHWVFLPPSVHPKFGNIFFDKVKKKRGHAILGPSDPNAVRVRRIASDIIRGVHDVFPTKSSPREEDDGTPQTRHLDDLDWEVIVINNARVKAYSFPNGKIVIHTGLLDCLKTDAEIAALIAHEAGHIVAKHYMEVSRIIPPICDLLAVQRNEMEADLIGLKLLAAAGFDKHVAHGVYEKFGEIGREWGFHPWCKKE encoded by the exons ATGAACTTCCTGAGGAACTCGCGCTCCGCCTTCTCCCGGCTCCACCAGATCGCCCGCCGCCACTGCAGCAGCTCCGTGCATCCCCCGGCAGCTCCTCCATCATCAGGCACCAAACAAACAGGGCTCCTCTTCTCCGGCGCCGCGTTGTTCTTTGTCGGCACCTGCCACCGCGAGAAGGTGCCCTACACCAACCGCGTCCACTGGGTCTTCCTCCCTCCGTCAGTTCACCCCAAGTTTGGGAACATTTTCTTCGACAAGGTCAAGAAGAAACGTGGACACGCCATCCTTGGCCCGTCTGACCCCAACGCCGTCCGTGTCCGCCGCATCGCCTCTGATATCATCCGtggagtccacgacgtcttccccACCAAGAGCAGCCCCCGCGAAGAAGATGACGGTACGCCGCAGACGAGGCATCTCGATGACCTCGACTGGGAGGTGATCGTCATCAATAACGCCAGAGTTAAGGCATACAGCTTCCCCAATGGTAAGATTGTGATCCACACGGGATTGCTCGACTGCCTAAAGACGGACGCTGAAATCGCCGCCCTTATTGCGCATGAG GCCGGACACATTGTTGCAAAGCATTACATGGAGGTTTCAAGGATCATTCCGCCTATTTGTGACCTACTGGCCGTGCAAAG GAATGAGATGGAGGCAGACCTCATCGGACTGAAGCTACTGGCAGCCGCTGGTTTTGATAAACACGTAGCCCATGGCGTCTATGAGAAGTTCGGGGAGATCGGACGAGAGTGGGGGTTTCATCCTTGGTGTAAGAAAGAATAA
- the LOC123140752 gene encoding mitochondrial metalloendopeptidase OMA1-like — MNFLRNSRSVFSRLKTVRRYSNPAQPQPARPRVLDSVRGLFSGHAKPVAASQTAAQAQPQEAGLFFPWGLIFFFLTCDREKVPCTNRAHWVFLSPSCHALMGNIMFEKIEEKRGPAILGPSDPNTVRVRQIASGIIRAAHDLFPRGNDDHDDKQETPERHDFKWEVVIVDDDKAKAYSLPNGKIVVYTGLMNCLKTDAEIAALIAHEAGHVVANHDMEFSRILPFFDTLASQRNEMEADLIGLKLLAAAGFDTHVAHGVYETFGQIGGNWWSRFHPWCKKE, encoded by the exons ATGAACTTCCTGAGAAACTCGCGCTCCGTCTTCTCCAGGCTCAAGACCGTCCGGCGCTACTCAAACCCGGCGCAGCCTCAGCCGGCGCGTCCCAGGGTCCTAGACTCGGTCCGAGGGCTCTTCTCCGGCCACGCCAAGCCTGTCGCCGCCTCTCAAACCGCCGCGCAGGCACAGCCCCAAGAAGCAGGGCTCTTCTTCCCGTGGGGCTTGATCTTCTTTTTCCTCACCTGCGACCGTGAGAAGGTGCCGTGCACCAACCGCGCCCACTGGGTCTTCCTCTCGCCGTCGTGTCACGCCTTAATGGGGAACATCATGTTCGAGAAGATCGAGGAGAAACGCGGGCCGGCCATCCTTGGCCCGTCTGACCCCAACACCGTCCGTGTCCGGCAAATCGCCTCCGGTATTATCCGCGCAGCCCATGACCTCTTCCCCCGCGGCAACGATGACCACGATGATAAGCAGGAGACGCCGGAGCGCCATGACTTCAAGTGGGAGGTGGTCATCGTCGATGATGACAAAGCTAAGGCGTACAGCTTGCCCAATGGTAAGATTGTAGTCTACACGGGATTGATGAACTGCCTAAAGACCGATGCTGAAATTGCCGCCCTTATTGCACATGAG GCCGGACACGTTGTTGCAAACCATGACATGGAGTTCTCAAGGATCCTTCCGTTCTTTGACACACTAGCCTCGCAAAG GAATGAGATGGAGGCGGATCTCATCGGGCTGAAGCTACTTGCAGCCGCTGGTTTTGATACACACGTTGCCCATGGGGTCTATGAGACGTTCGGGCAGATCGGAGGAAACTGGTGGTCCCGATTTCATCCTTGGTGTAAGAAAGAATAA